One Natronomonas gomsonensis genomic window, GAGCGACGGCGACCGACTGACGGCGACCGTCACGCTTCGTGAGACGCCGTGGCACGACGGCGAGACGGTGACCGCAAACGACGTGGCGTTCACCTACGACTTCTTGGCCGACACGTCGCTCGGGAACTCCGAGACGGCCGTCCCGACACCGTGGCGACGGGGCCGTCTCTCGCTCGTCGAGTCCGTTCGAGCCAAAAACGACGAGGAGGTGCATATCACGTTCACGGCCTCGGAAATCGAGCCTGCACGGCGAGCGCTGGAGGTTCCCGTTCTCCCAGAACACATCTGGCGGGAACGGAGCGACACCGTCGACATCGCGGGCATCGACATCGCCGGTCAGACGACCGAGGCGCTGGTCTGGACCAACGAATCGCCCGTCGGGAGCGGACCGGTACAGTTCAGCGACGCCAGCGTCGACAGTTACCTCACGCTCGACGCCTTCCCGCAGCACTTCCTGCACGACGGCGATGCGACGGGAATCCCGGAGCGATTCGCCGACGGCGTTCCCTTCAGTCGACTCCGCATCACGGTCGTCCCATCCGACGACGCGGCCGTCGAACTGCTGGAATCGAACGATGCCGACGCGACGGTGAGCGGCGTGACCGCTTCGGTCGTGCCACGCATTGGCCGGAACGACGACATCGACCTCACGGTGGGCCGCTCGGAGACGTTCCACCACGTCGGCTACAACTGTCGACGGGCGCCGTTGTCGAACCCGCGGTTCCGCCGCACCGTCGCCCGGTTGCTCGACCGCGGCCACATCGTCAGAGACGCCTTCGAGGGGTACGCCAGCCCCTCGGAGACACCGTTGGGGGAGCCGTGGCAGCCCACTGAGTTGGAGTGGTCCGGTACGGCGTCGCTGCCGTTCCTCGGTGAGGACGGCAAACTCGACGTGCCGGCCGCACGGGAGGCGTTCCGTGACGCCGGCTACCAGTACGACGACAGCGACCGACTCGTCAGACGGGGGGCAGCGTAATGCTCGGCATCGTCCTCACACAACTGTTGCTTGTCGTGACGCTTTTGCTCGCCGCCGGGGCGGCGCTGTTCATCGGCCGAGATCGTCTTCAACAGACGCGTACGGAGTACCGCACGCGGCTCACGTCGATTTCGCCCTACATGGGACTGCTCGGCATCGTCCTCGTGGCGAACAAGGTCGCACGCGACATCGGCCCGGACATCTCGTGGGTCATCGGTTGGAACATCACGCCGTACATTCACGAACTCGACGGCCTGCTGTTGGCCCCGTTCTACCGAGGACAGGCCCCGCAGGTCGTCGTCTGGCTGCAGTCGATGGCGACGCCGGAGTTAACGCTGTACTTCACGTCCATCTACGTGTACGGCTACGTGTTCCTGTTGGCCTTCCCGGTGGTCGCGTACTTCGCGCTCCCGGACCCGCGGCCGCTCCGGCGAACCATCGTCGCCTACGGTGCGAACTACGTCATTGGCGTCACCTGCTACATCGTCTTCATCGCCTACGGACCCCGGAACCTCCTCTCGGAATCCGTCGAGGGACTGATGTTCAGCCACCACTCACAGTACCAGTTCCTCACGACGGCTATCAACTCCGAGACGAACGTGTTCCCCTCGCTGCACACGTCGATGGCAGTCACCGCACTCGTCCTCGCGTGGACGACTCACGACGAGTACCCGCGGTGGACACCCGTCGCCGCCCTTCTCGCCTCGAGCGTCGTGGTGGCGACGATGTATCTCGGGATTCACTGGGCAACGGACGTCATCTTCGGCATCCTCCTCGGCGTCGTAAGCGTCAAAATCGGACAGCGGATGGAGGAGAACCCACCGGAGTTCGTCCGACTACGTCGGTGGAGCCGAAGCCTTCAGAACCTCATGCCAACTCGCGCGAAATGACGGCTCGGAGGTCCGCGATGGCGTCGGCAGCGTAGTCGAGTTCGAAATCGCCGACGGTGAGTTCGAGTCGGCCCGTCTCCGTCGCTTCACCGAGTTTCTCGACCGGTGCGACGCCGTCGAAGCGCTCCCGAACCGACTCGGGGTCGGTCGTCTCGACGACGACGCGGCCGACGGCCTCCGAGAACAGCGCTTCGAGCGGCGACTTCTCCTCCGGTAGAGTCACGTCGGCACCGGCCTCGCCGACCATTTCGGCGAGCGTGACCGCGAGGCCGCCGTGGCTCACGTCGTGAGTCGAGTGCGTGGCGTCGTGTTCCGCCACATCCGCGATGGCCGCGACGGCATCGGCCGCGTTCTCGGGCACTGCCGGGAACCGGTCGGTGCCGCCGAACTGCGCCAGCAGTTCCGACCCGCCCAGCGAGCGGTCGTCGGAGCCACCAACGACCAAGAGCGTTCCCTCACTGTCGAGGGCGGAACTCGGCGCGTCGTAGCCGGCCTTCGTGCCCGCCATCGCGAGCGTCGGCGTCGGCGGAATCGGACCGGACGGGGAGTCGTTGTACAGCGAGACGTTGCCGCCGACGACGGGCACCTCAAGGTGCGAACACATGTCGGCGAGGCCGTCGACGATACCCTGAAAGCCGCCGTACACGTCCGGCTTTTCGGGGTTGCCACCGTTGAGACAGTCGACGGCCGCAAGCGGTGTCGTCCCCTTCGCCGCGAGGTTCGTAGCGTTCTCCAAGGCGATTGCACGGGCGCCCTCGTAAGGGGCGGTGTCGGTCCAGTTGGGGTCGGCACCCGACGTGAACCCGAGGCCGGTGCCGTTCTCTCGAATGGCCATCAGCGCCGCGTCGTCGCCGGGTTTCATCGCCGTCCGCGTGCCGACCTCGTGGTCGTACTGGCGGTACACCCACTCCTTCGAGGCGGTGTTCGGCGAGGCGACGATTGCCTCGAAGGCCTCGGTGGGGTCCACGTCGGGCAGGTCCCGTTCCGGTTGGGTCGGTTCGACGTGTGGTAGGTCGTTCATCGGCGCACCCTCCGCGAGGTAGTCGGCGTCGACATCGACGACGACCTCGCCGTCGAACTCACAGACGTAGTTGCCCTCGGTCACCTCGCCGATGACCGAACAGCCGAGGTCGTACTTTGCGGCGATTTCGGCGACGCGGTCGACGTCCTCCGGGCGGACCTCGTAGCACATCCGCTCTTGGGATTCCGCGAGCAGGATTTCCAGCGCGTTCATGTTCGGCTCGCGCTGGTGGACCGCCTCGAGGTCGATGTGAGCGCCGAGACCGCCCTTGGCGACGAGTTCGGAGGAAGCGCCGCCGAGCCCCGCCGCACCCAAATCGCGTGCAGCCCGCAACAGTCCCTCGTCGACCAACTCCTCGTTGGCCTCGATGAGTCGCTTTTCGGCGTAGGGGTCGCCGACCTGAACTGCGGGGCGGTCTTCGGTTTCGGCGTCCTCGGCGAGGTCCTCGCTGGCGAAGGAGGCGCCGCCGAGGCCGTCACGGCCCGTCGCGTTGCCGACCAAGACGAGTTTGTTGCCCGGCGTCTGGGCTTCGGCGGTGACGAGGCGCTCTTCGTTGGTCAGGCCGATGCAGGCGACGTTGACGAGCGGATTGCCCTCGTAGTCGTCGTGAAAGGCGACCGACCCAGTCACCGTCGGGACGCCAATACAGTTGCCGTAGTGGGAGATTCCCTCGACGACGCCCTCGAAGAGATATCGGGAGTGTTCGCGGTCGAAGTCGCCGAAGTAGAGGCTGTCGGCGAGCGCGATGGGATAGGCGCCCATCGACAGCGTGTCGCGGACGATGCCGCCGACGCCCGTCGCCGCGCCGTCGAACGGGTCGACGTAGGAGGGGTGGTTGTGGCTCTCGATACCCATCGTGATGTACGTCTCGCTGTTCTCGCCGGTTTCTGGGTCTGGAAGCGCGACAACGGCGGCGTCGTCGCCCGGCCCCACGACGACCTGGTCGCCCTCGCTGTCGAAGGCCGACAACAGCGGCCGCGAGGAGCGATAGGCACAGTGTTCGCTCCAGAGGTTCTCGAACAGCGTTTCCTCAGCGGGCGTTGGGTCTCGGCCCAGTTCCTCGACGACGAGTTCGCGGTCCGACGGCGCGAGTGGCATTCATCCGTATGCTTCTTTCGGGTGGATAAATCGCTTTTCATGTGCACGTTCGTGTATTACGATAGCCAGCCGAACGTCGTGTTAATCGTTAACGGTAGTTAGGAGACTAAATATTCTCGTCGACGTACCCCGACGGACATGACGACGCTCGCTCCGGCGAAGGCGGCCTGTGCCGACCGGGTTATCCGATTGGCACTCCTACAAGAAACAATGACGAACCGGGACGGAACCGACGGCGAGCGCCACCGAACGGCCGACCGGAACGGCCAGCCCCAGCAGTCGGTAGATGCTGCGGTTGCGGAGACCGAGGAGTTTCCGACGGCGACCGAACCCAAACACGGCACGTCGGAACGAGCGGCGTCACGGGAGACGGCAATCACGGTCGAGGGGTTGACGAAACGCTTCGGTACGGACGCCGACTCGGTGCTGGCGGTCGACGACGTGCGTTTCGAGGTCGAAACCGGGTCGGTCGTCGGTCTGCTCGGCCCCAACGGTGCCGGGAAGACGACGCTCATCAAATCGGTGCTCGGGATGGTCGTTCCCGACGAGGGGTCGGTTCGGATAGCCGGTATCGACGTTGCCGAGCGACCGAAAGCGGCGTACGCGAACGTCGACGCGATGCTGGAGGGGGCACGCAACGACTACTGGCGGCTGACCGTCCGCGAAAACCTTCGATACTTCGCGACGGTGAGCGGCGTCGACCCCGATTCGGTTACCGACCGCCACGACCGCCTGCTCGAACGGCTCGACCTGACCGAGTGGGCCGACACGCCCGTCCGGAAGCTCTCGCGGGGCATGAAACAGAAAGTCTCGCTGGCGAGCGTGCTGGCCGGCGGTGCCGACGTCGTCTTTCTCGACGAACCGACGCTGGGTCTCGATGTCGAGAGTTCCCGAACCCTTCAGGGTGAGCTTCGACGGCTCGCCGAGGAGGAAGGGCTGACCGTCCTCATCAGCAGCCACGACATGGGCGTCATCGAAACGGTCTGTGACCGGGTGCTCGTCATGTCCGAGGGTCGTATCGTCGCCGACGACGCCGTCGACTCGCTGCTCCGCGGTGCCGAAAGCGGGACAGTCGCCATCGAGAGTTCCGATATCGACGGTGACGCGATAGCGGCCATCCGAGAGCGGTTCGACATCACCGACATCGAGGAGTTAGAGCGGGGAGCGCGAATCGAAGTCGTGGCGGCCGGCGACGACCTCTACGCGCTGATGGATGTGCTATCGGCCACTGGCGTGACGCCGGAGCGAATCCGGACGGTCGAACCCGACCTCGAAGACATCTTCGTCGGCCTGACCCGGGAGGAGAACCGATGACCGCAGACGAAGCCTCCGGGCCGCGGAAGGCAGGCTACTACCACCTCGCACGCGCCGTCCTCTACCGGGAATTCCTGCTGTTCGTCCGGTATCCAGCCAACGCCATCGGAGGTATCGTCATCTCGCTTTTCTTCTTCGGCGTCCTGTTCTACGGCGGGCGGATGCTCGCGGGACAGGCGCTCACCGACTCCATCGAAGGTATCATCGTCGGCTACTTCCTGTGGACGCTTTCGGTCGGAGCCTACTCGTCCATATCGAACGACATCGGCAGCGAGGTCCAGTGGGGGACGCTCGAACGCCACGTGATGACTCCGTTCGGATTCGCGCCCGTCGCTTTGCTGAAGGGCGCCGCCAAGGTGGTTCGGACGTTCCTCATCTCGTCGATTATCCTCGCGGCGATGTTGCTGATTACCGGTACCAGACTGGAGTTACACGTCGGTACCATCGTCGTCGTCGCGTCGCTCAGCATCCTCTCGGTGCTGGGGTTGGGCTTTGCGGCCGGTGGCATCACCGTCCTGTACAAACGAGTCGGCAACTGGCTGAACCTGCTTCAGTTCGGCTTCGTCGTGCTGATTTCGGCACCCGCCTTGGAGGTGCCGTGGCTGAAGGTGCTGCCGCTTGCACACGGAAGCGACCTCCTCCAGCGGGCGATGGTCGACGGCGTCCGACTCTGGGAGTTCCCGCCAGCCGACGTGGCGCTGTTGGTGGCGGTCGCTGTCGGGTATCTCGGTCTCGGCTACGCAGTTTTTCAGGCGTCGACGCGACGGGCACGCCGGCTGGGCGTTCTCGGTGACTACTGAGTGTCGTCGGGAGTGGAGTTCCCGAGCAGGGTACAAAGGTAAGTGCCTTTGTCGTGGATAGGGAGTATGGCCGAGGAGGACATCGACGACGTCGACAGAGCGATTCTGTACGCATTACAAGAAGACGCCCGAAATATGTCGTCCGGAGACATCGCAGAGCGGACCGGCACCTCGGACAGTACTGTCCGCAAGCGCATCCAGCGTCTGGAATCCGACGGCGTAATCAAAGGTTACAGCGCCAGCGTCGATTATCAGAAATCGGGCTACCCACTCAGAATGTTGCTCTACTGCACCGCTTCGATACCCGAACGCGGTGACCTCATCCCCGACATTCTGGAAATCGACGGCGTCATATCGGTCCAGGAGTTGGTCACCGGTGAACAGAACCTCCTCGTAACTGCTGTCGGCGAGTCGGACGATGACATCACGCCCGTGGCACAGGAACTCCTCGATATGGGGCTCACCGTTGCCGACGAGGTACTCGTGCGAACCCACCAGACGACGCCCTTCGGCAAGTTCGATTCCAATCGGACGGAAGACGACACCTAAACGAGGGCGCGTTTGATGTCCAGTTCGGTCGCACGCCGGGCGACTGCACGCACCGGGTCAACCGAGCCAGCTAGATTGTCCGAGTCACCGTCGAAGACGACGAGTGCTCCCGGTCGTCCGGGGGCGATGACGCCGCAGTCGAGACCGGCAATCTCGGCACCGGCCGAGGTAGCCATCCGTAACACCTCTCTGGCGGTCACGTCGAACCGTTTCGCAGTGTATGCCATCTCTCGGAGCATCGACGGGGGATTCAACATCACGTTGTCAGTCCCGAGTGCGACGGTCGTGTGGTCGAGTAGTTGCCGTATCGGCGGCTTCCCAACGTCGAGAACGGTGTTCGCGCGCGGACAGACCGCAATCGGAACCGACTGGTCTGCGACGCGTTCCAGATGCTCCCCTTCGGCGTGTACCATGTGGACGAGCAAGTTCGGCTCCAAATCGAGCGCCGGATGGATGTCGGTCGCGTCCGGTTCGCCGGCGTGAATCGCGAAGGGGCGGTCACGTTTCTCGCACGCAGCACGCTGTTCGGTGAAATCGTTGTCGTTCGCACCGGAGGCACCGTAGCCATCGGCAACGTCGAGGACGGATCGGTCGTCACTCCCGAAGATGAACGGGTCGATGTCGAGGGGCGCTGCTGCCTCGCGAAGCGCGCGTGCCCCGTCGGTTCCGAACTCCCGGAAATCGAGACAGGAGACGGTGCCGGTTCGCTGCATGAATCGGAGCGTACGCCGCATCGCCGACACGAGTTCGGAGCGGTCGGCCGCCTTCAGGCGTCGGTGTTTCAGGCTGTTGGGCGGTGCCACGGCCTCGTCGAGCGAGAGCCCGACAGCCGCTTCTTTCGCAACGGAATCCCCCAGATGCGTGTGGGCGTTGACGAACGCCGGACAGATGATGTCGGTCGAGGTCGTTTCTGTCTCCTCGATGTTCGCTATCCGACCGTCCTTGACGACGACACGTCCACGAATCGGTTCGAACGACTCCCCGACGAGGACGGTCCCAGTGAGCTCTTCCATGCCAGCACTCCGAATCTAGTACCGATATGGGTTTCTAAACGAAAGAAGCGAACGTTGCGGTAATAGAAGGCGGTGTAGGCGACCGATATGGGGCATGCGATTTCCCGACAGGCGGTCTCTGGTCGCCCTCGACGGTGTGACGGGACCGACGCCGGTTCTGGCGTGTCTCACCGAGGACACGGCTTCAGGTCGTGAATCTACTTACCTCCGCGATGGGAATTTAGCCGCAAATTCTGCAAAACCATAATGTTCTTTAATTACTGATTTGCGAACAGTTCGTGAATATAGATAGATTTAATAGTCAAACTGTTCTCTCTTGAGCCAGAGACGACCAGAATCTGATTCCGGGCACGTCCCGGATACCGAGAGAGGTCGTACGACGAGCTGAACGATGTCAGGACGCACCTCGAAACCGACGGTCGGAGCACTCCCGGACACGGCGGTGGAATCACCGTTCGTGCCCGTTGCACTAACGTGGCTCGTGTGGTCGCTGTTCGCTGCGAGTATCGCCGTCCTCATCGCCCGAATCCGGCTCGGCGGCGCCTGGGAGATTCCCGGCGTGGTCGCCATCGACGGTCTGACCGTTCTCATGTGGGTGGTGGTCACGTTCTTTAGCGGAATCGTTCACAGTTACTCGCGCCGCTACATGGCTGGTAGCGCCCACGAAACCGGCTTCTTCCTCGCCGTGTTCGGCTTCACGGCTGCCGTGATGGGCCTCGTCGCGGCCGACCACATCGCGCTGTTCTGGCTGCTCTGGCTGGCGATGGGCCTGCTGATGGCGAACCTCATCGGTACCGTCGACGGCTGGACGCAGGCACGGGCCGCCGCGAGCGTCGCCCGCAAGTACTTCCTCGCAAGCAGCGCGCTCCTCGGCGTCGCACTGACAGCGCTGTGGTGGACGACCGACGCGACGACGGCCTCCGGTATCGCCGCGGCCGCCGACAGCCTCGGCGGGCCGGTGTGGCTCGTCGCCGCGGCCGCACTCGTCTTCGCAGCGATGATTCAGTCCGCCCTCGTCCCGTTCCACGGCTGGCTGCTCTCCTCGATGACCGCCCCGACGCCCGCCTCGGCGCTGATGCACGCCGGGTTCGTCAACGCGGGCGGCATCCTGTTGACCCGTTTCGCACCGGTCGTCACCGTCGACACCACACTCATGCTCGGTATCGTGGCCGTCGGCGCGGCGAGTGCCCTGCTCGGAAAACTGCTCAAGGCCGTCCAGCCGGACGTCAAGAGCGAACTGGGCTGCTCGACGGTCGGACAGATGGGCTTTATGATTATGCAGGCTGGTCTCGGCTTCTTCGGCGCCGCCATCACCCACCTCATCCTGCACGGCTTCTACAAGGCGTATCACTTCCTCGGTTCGGGGGGGCAGGTCGAACACGCCAGCCCGACTGAGAGCGAACCCACCGGGATGAACGTCGCAGGCACAGCCGCCGTCCTGATGACCGGACTGGCAGGTGGTGCGTTGTTCGCTCTCCTCACGGGGAAGGGCACGAGCGTCGACAGCGGACTGCTGCTCGTGTTGTTCGTCGTGCTCACGACGCTGCATGCGGCCCGCAGCGCCGTCCAGCACACACCCCTGTCGGCGGCGGCTCGCTACGTCGCGGTCCCGCTGGTGTTCATTCCGGCCATCACCGTCTACGCACTCGTCTACCTGGCTATTTCGAGTGTCCTCTCCGGGCTTCCGCTCGTCTCGGCCCCGACCGAGCTGAGTGCGCTCCACGCGCTCGTCGCCGTCGTCTTCCTCGCGGTCTACGTCGCGATAGAGACCGGCGCCCACGAGCGAAGCCAGCGCCTCTACGTCGCGTTGTTGAACGCCAGCCAACCCGCTTCCAGTACCGTGCTAACCGCCACGGAGGACTACAATGAGTACTGAACACACTACCGAAGACAGCATCGACAAAGCAGCGACCACCGTCGGGTCGGTCTGGCCGATTCACTCCTTCGTGACGGCCAACCCACTCTCGGGCTTCGAGGACATGCCGTTCAGCGAGGCCGTCACCCAGGCTGGGGACCTCCTCGGCGGCCGCGGCTATCCAAGTCCGGAGACGTTCCAGACAGCCCTCGACAACGGGCAAATCGACCCCGAACTCCTCGATTCCGAACTGGCCGAACGCGGCTACGAGCAAGACCCCGAGACCCTACTGGAGCGCATGGAAACCAGCGTCGAGACGGAGCGTCCGAACACCGACGCCGAGCAGGTCGACCACGTGCTGACGAAGTGGCTGTCGGCGTTCCTCGATGAAGGGCAAGCGCAGTGGTCGATGCCGAACCGCGAGGACGGGTTCTACAGCGCCTTCCGGTCGGTGGCCGCATACGACGGCCAGATACCCGACGAGGAGGTCGTCGCCGACCTACCTGAGTCGCCACTCGAAGCCATCGAGACCGTGTTAGAACCGTACCCCGAGAGCCAATGGGTCCCCATCTTCGAGGAGCAGTTCGCCGCACTCCCTGGGTGGAGTGGCTTTATCAAACAACGCGTTGCCGACGACGGGGCGTGGCAGTCCACGTACCCCATCACGCTCGAGGGGTATCTCGCGGCCCGTCTCACGCTGCTGGAGGCCTTCGGCGCCGGTGTCGAGCCGTCGACCGGTCCCGACAGCGCCGACGATGAGGCGGCCGACGAACTCGCCGAAGCGTTCCTGAATGCGTGGGAGGCGAGTTACCGCAGCGAGGTCGTCGAGTCCGTCGCCTCCGAAAGCGAGGCCCTCGCCGACAGCGACCCCTTCGGCCGCCCGGACGCACAACTGGTGTTCTGTATCGATACGCGTTCGGAGATTATCCGCCGCCACATCGAAGACGCTGGCGACTACGAGACCCACGGCTACGCTGGCTTCTTCGGTATCCCGATGGAGTACCAGGGATACGATTCCGAAGTGTCGGTCGATGCCTGTCCCCCTATCCTCGATGCACAGCACCGCATCTCCGAGATTCCAACCGACAGGGACACACAGACGAGTCACGACCGCTGGTCGCGTCTCCGCGAGGCCACAGGCGAGGTAATCGAGACGCTGAAAACGAACCCCGCCACCGCCTTCGGCTTCGTCGAGAGCGCCGGCAGTGGGTACGGACTCGCGCTTGCGGCCCGGACGCTCGTTCCTGGCCGCGTCTACGACTTACTCGAAACCACCGACGATGCGGTGGCCGACGACCACGAGTTCTGTGAGCCAATCGTCCACCACCAGCACACCTACGCCGGTGACCTCCCAGTTGGACTGACTCACGAGGAGAAAGTCGAGTACGCCGCGTCCGCCTTCGAATTGATGGGTTGGGAGGAGTTCAGCCGCCTCGTCGTCTTCACCGGCCACGCCAGCGAGACGGCCAACAACCCCTATGACTCGAGTCTGGACTGTGGCGCCTGTGCCGGCAACCCCGGGGGCCCGAGTGCTCGCGTCCTCGCGACGATTTGTAACGACGCCGAAGTCAAGGCGGCGCTGCGCGAACGCGGCTTCGACATTCCCGACGACACCGTCTTCCTCGCCGGCGAACACAACACGACGACCGACGAAGTGGAACTGTTCGCCGACGGCGTGCCCGAAAGCCACGCGGACGACCTCGAGCAGTTGCGTGCAGACCTCGAAACTGCCCGCGAGAACGCGACCGCCGAGCGCGCCGAGTCGATGGGGGGCGACGACTCGAAGGGTGTCAGTGAGACGGAGCGCCGTGCCGCCGACTGGGCCGAAACGCGTCCCGAGTGGGGACTGGCCGGCAACGCCGGATTCGTCATCGGTCCCCGCGGTCTGACGAACGACCTTGACCTCGATGGCCGCGCCTTCCTCCACTCCTACGATTGGTCGACCGACCCCGACGGTGACGCACTCGAAGCGATTCTCACCGGCCCGATGGTCGTCACCCAGTGGATTAACACCCAGTACTACTTCTCGACGGTCGACAATTCGGCGTACGGCGGTGGGTCGAAGGTGACTCACAACCCAGTCGGAAACGTCGGCGTCTACCAGGGCAACGGCGGCGATTTGATGACCGGTCTTCCGCTCCAATCGGTGATGGCCGCCGACGACAAACCGTATCACCAGCCGCTTCGCCTCTCGACGGTCATCCACGCGCCGGTCGAGCGCGTCACCGGCGTCTTGGCCGCCCACGAGGAGTTGACCGAACTGCTTGACAACGACTGGCTCTCACTGACGGTCGTCGACCCGACGCAGAATCACCGCGCCTTCCACTACGAGGAGGATTTGGAGTGGACACCGGTGT contains:
- a CDS encoding DUF2309 domain-containing protein, whose amino-acid sequence is MSTEHTTEDSIDKAATTVGSVWPIHSFVTANPLSGFEDMPFSEAVTQAGDLLGGRGYPSPETFQTALDNGQIDPELLDSELAERGYEQDPETLLERMETSVETERPNTDAEQVDHVLTKWLSAFLDEGQAQWSMPNREDGFYSAFRSVAAYDGQIPDEEVVADLPESPLEAIETVLEPYPESQWVPIFEEQFAALPGWSGFIKQRVADDGAWQSTYPITLEGYLAARLTLLEAFGAGVEPSTGPDSADDEAADELAEAFLNAWEASYRSEVVESVASESEALADSDPFGRPDAQLVFCIDTRSEIIRRHIEDAGDYETHGYAGFFGIPMEYQGYDSEVSVDACPPILDAQHRISEIPTDRDTQTSHDRWSRLREATGEVIETLKTNPATAFGFVESAGSGYGLALAARTLVPGRVYDLLETTDDAVADDHEFCEPIVHHQHTYAGDLPVGLTHEEKVEYAASAFELMGWEEFSRLVVFTGHASETANNPYDSSLDCGACAGNPGGPSARVLATICNDAEVKAALRERGFDIPDDTVFLAGEHNTTTDEVELFADGVPESHADDLEQLRADLETARENATAERAESMGGDDSKGVSETERRAADWAETRPEWGLAGNAGFVIGPRGLTNDLDLDGRAFLHSYDWSTDPDGDALEAILTGPMVVTQWINTQYYFSTVDNSAYGGGSKVTHNPVGNVGVYQGNGGDLMTGLPLQSVMAADDKPYHQPLRLSTVIHAPVERVTGVLAAHEELTELLDNDWLSLTVVDPTQNHRAFHYEEDLEWTPVSEQPEAHPEMPNAPAVADD